One part of the Microcoleus sp. bin38.metabat.b11b12b14.051 genome encodes these proteins:
- a CDS encoding ATP-binding protein, translated as MSKVLLESFRTAYANMELSPLITPKEVANFRVEYGTEVIEQLEQLVEDDPSGSGKIIFSGHRGCGKSTLLAEFCRQMDDRYFTVFFSISDLIEMSDVNHINILFAIAVQLMTAAEKQQIPIKKSIQESFYNWFATKTKTKIDELGASGSVGFNLFKMITGKLKADATIREEIKQEFLRKVSDLVATINEIAAVVEDGAKKPILVVIDDLDKLDLGVVRQVYQEHIKALFLPNFRMILTTPISALRDVSLSATVETETNDQVVFMPVTKLFKRGESRNPDAVPMTEPAARLKEVLAKRLGSELIEQEILDRIVAYSGGVLRELIRIANECCRICLRLVRRRPEDVIKINAEVVEEAVNKLRLDFDTRLGTTDYEMLMTTYREFKPENPKAKEFLDLLHGLYVLEYRNAVLWYDIHPIVLELLKQRDDFPG; from the coding sequence ATGTCAAAAGTATTATTAGAATCTTTTCGGACAGCCTACGCAAATATGGAATTGTCGCCACTAATAACTCCGAAAGAAGTGGCAAACTTCCGCGTAGAATACGGTACGGAAGTCATCGAACAATTAGAGCAATTAGTCGAAGACGATCCATCGGGTAGCGGTAAAATTATATTTAGCGGACATCGCGGTTGCGGTAAGTCTACACTGTTGGCTGAGTTTTGTCGGCAGATGGACGATCGCTATTTTACAGTATTTTTCTCGATTTCCGACTTGATTGAAATGTCGGATGTCAATCATATTAACATTTTGTTTGCGATCGCAGTCCAGTTGATGACTGCGGCGGAAAAACAACAAATTCCGATTAAAAAATCAATTCAAGAATCATTTTATAACTGGTTTGCTACGAAAACTAAAACAAAAATTGACGAATTGGGCGCCAGCGGTTCGGTGGGTTTTAACTTGTTTAAGATGATTACAGGTAAGTTAAAAGCTGACGCGACAATTCGTGAAGAAATCAAACAAGAGTTTCTCCGCAAAGTTTCCGATTTGGTGGCGACAATCAACGAGATTGCTGCTGTAGTTGAAGACGGCGCGAAGAAACCGATACTCGTCGTGATTGATGACCTGGATAAATTGGATTTGGGTGTTGTTCGCCAAGTTTACCAGGAACATATTAAAGCGCTGTTTTTGCCGAACTTTAGGATGATTTTAACAACTCCGATTTCGGCACTGCGAGATGTTTCCTTGTCCGCCACTGTGGAAACGGAAACCAACGATCAAGTCGTGTTTATGCCAGTAACGAAGCTGTTTAAACGCGGGGAAAGCCGGAATCCTGATGCTGTACCAATGACGGAACCGGCGGCGAGATTGAAAGAGGTTTTAGCTAAACGGTTGGGTAGCGAATTGATTGAACAGGAAATACTCGATCGCATTGTCGCATACAGTGGTGGAGTTTTGCGAGAGTTGATTAGAATTGCGAATGAATGTTGCCGGATTTGTTTGCGCTTGGTGCGACGGCGGCCGGAAGATGTAATTAAAATTAATGCCGAGGTTGTTGAGGAGGCGGTTAATAAATTGCGTCTGGATTTTGACACTCGTTTAGGAACGACTGATTATGAGATGTTGATGACAACTTACAGAGAGTTTAAACCGGAAAATCCGAAGGCTAAAGAGTTTTTGGATTTGCTACATGGCTTGTATGTTTTGGAATATCGGAATGCTGTTTTGTGGTACGACATTCACCCGATCGTGCTAGAATTGTTGAAGCAGCGTGATGATTTTCCGGGTTAA
- a CDS encoding serine/threonine-protein kinase — protein MPHPSSKAVHCINPDCPRPYPQTWGNNFCQSCGTPLRLKNRYIPLEGLGSGGFAAIYTVWDTETQTDRVLKVLLATAPKAQKLFEQEAWVLAILRHPGVPRVEADGYFHVQTQNFAGGDGNAAARRLPCLVMEKIHGKTLEEIIEEHDQGCPQEWVFSWLSQAVEILEELHRCQIIHRDIKPSNLMLRDPESPQVLLTKGLGGLQLVAIDFGGVKQMGGGEPGEKDSPSSTRLISPGYSPPEQIVGGGVVAATDFYALGRTCIHLLTGKYPAEIEDPMTGELRWRHIVSVTPAFANLLDDMVRSNIQQRPASAADVRARLRDIYAKSNGKIALAKPAPTGGSSTKTIAPVSQAIVEFCRQVVVVTAQKTASLTVLVFGAIAQIVVASLDTGWEMVLGGIGGCAGAIGGLVLSYASPIGPEVASFLNEGLHQLIHDMTFNVGPEVLLFAFAGWGTAIGLTDAGSFRQQKQYWLSGLMGAQGYLLAGLCWMEATASSGVQGIILGAFAIASLTVGMGLRSHQLVHALVVAGCSTGIFLFLNVLNIFPGSFLGILSLSSGANFGWLQVWGSIAFFGLLGSAIGLCLGVSHYLVVPVLRWLGWR, from the coding sequence GTGCCTCACCCCTCTTCAAAAGCCGTCCACTGCATCAATCCAGATTGCCCAAGGCCTTACCCTCAGACTTGGGGCAACAATTTTTGTCAGAGTTGCGGGACTCCGCTGCGGCTAAAAAATCGCTACATACCTCTAGAAGGTCTCGGTTCCGGGGGTTTTGCAGCCATCTACACAGTTTGGGACACAGAAACTCAAACCGATCGCGTCCTAAAAGTATTGCTCGCAACTGCCCCGAAAGCGCAGAAACTGTTCGAGCAGGAAGCTTGGGTTTTAGCAATTTTGCGACACCCCGGCGTCCCGAGAGTCGAGGCAGACGGTTATTTTCACGTGCAAACTCAAAATTTTGCAGGCGGGGATGGAAATGCCGCAGCGAGGCGCTTGCCTTGTTTGGTAATGGAAAAGATTCACGGCAAAACTTTAGAAGAAATTATCGAAGAGCACGATCAGGGATGTCCGCAGGAATGGGTGTTTAGCTGGCTGAGTCAAGCTGTGGAAATTTTAGAGGAGTTGCATCGGTGTCAGATTATTCACCGCGACATTAAACCGAGCAATTTGATGCTGCGAGATCCAGAATCACCACAAGTATTGCTGACCAAGGGTTTAGGCGGTTTGCAGTTGGTGGCGATCGACTTTGGGGGAGTTAAACAGATGGGCGGCGGCGAACCGGGGGAGAAAGATTCTCCGAGCTCGACGCGGTTGATTTCGCCCGGGTACAGCCCGCCGGAACAAATTGTGGGCGGCGGTGTGGTGGCGGCGACGGATTTTTATGCTTTGGGGCGGACTTGCATTCATTTACTGACGGGGAAGTATCCGGCCGAAATTGAAGATCCGATGACGGGGGAGTTGCGGTGGCGGCATATTGTGTCTGTGACTCCGGCTTTTGCGAATTTGTTGGATGATATGGTGCGATCGAATATACAGCAGCGTCCGGCTTCGGCTGCGGATGTCAGGGCGCGTTTGCGGGATATTTATGCTAAGAGTAATGGCAAAATTGCGTTAGCGAAGCCCGCCCCTACGGGAGGCTCATCAACGAAGACGATCGCGCCTGTGAGTCAAGCTATTGTGGAATTTTGCCGACAAGTGGTGGTGGTGACGGCGCAAAAAACGGCAAGTTTGACGGTTTTGGTTTTCGGGGCGATCGCCCAAATCGTGGTAGCTTCTCTCGATACTGGCTGGGAAATGGTGCTCGGTGGCATTGGTGGATGCGCGGGGGCGATCGGCGGTTTGGTTTTGAGTTATGCTTCGCCTATCGGCCCTGAAGTTGCCAGTTTTCTGAATGAAGGTTTGCACCAATTAATCCATGACATGACTTTTAATGTCGGGCCGGAAGTGCTGCTGTTTGCTTTTGCGGGTTGGGGAACTGCGATCGGTTTGACTGATGCGGGGAGTTTTCGCCAACAAAAACAGTATTGGCTGTCGGGATTGATGGGTGCTCAGGGCTATTTATTGGCGGGTTTGTGTTGGATGGAAGCGACAGCTTCTAGTGGTGTGCAGGGGATTATTTTGGGGGCATTTGCGATCGCCTCTTTGACTGTGGGAATGGGTTTACGCAGCCATCAATTAGTGCACGCTTTGGTAGTGGCTGGTTGTTCTACAGGAATATTTCTGTTTTTGAATGTCTTGAACATTTTTCCGGGGAGTTTTTTGGGAATTTTGTCGCTGTCGTCTGGTGCTAACTTCGGCTGGTTGCAGGTTTGGGGCTCTATTGCATTTTTTGGTTTGTTGGGAAGTGCGATCGGGCTTTGTCTGGGAGTCAGTCATTATTTAGTTGTGCCCGTGTTGCGGTGGTTGGGATGGCGGTAG